One Melanotaenia boesemani isolate fMelBoe1 chromosome 8, fMelBoe1.pri, whole genome shotgun sequence DNA segment encodes these proteins:
- the nyap2b gene encoding neuronal tyrosine-phosphorylated phosphoinositide-3-kinase adapter 2 isoform X2, whose protein sequence is MMGSKEEETLSFFQYVEENGLRAYNGLLAQNLDHARNERNRAFLQEKNDKKRKQDEAIRRTGEDIATEGKHLRMGSITMPDPQERMPMPHLHAIACGQGFSVRSQSLHSVGGGSSGGGGEEEVGSPTSRKQPPPKPRRDPATKLSMSSEAVDHSPISTCRGERCDAQGCSEDCRRVPPPKPKRNPNTQLSVSFDESYIKSHGGSGICPSRPLHHTTSPCERNPSSPQSDESPTDDCEDEPVYIEMGGIDVGPREPLKSEDEEPGESVYEEMKYPVLDDMEYRTDPVGCRSACPTPAPYDPEPLSRCSTPRNIPLCDIPAPFPNLLSHRPPLLVFPPAPAQCSPNSDESPLTPLDVTKLPMLENQSYSKSPTSSTEPSSSAHIRRELTATPTLTVSGRSSAPPLPCTLYKSSSSSSYQRSHSACPSPVSMGRCLTPLSLMRTPPFDAPMPFPGGLPRSASATPHGKGSPPQDGVGRLHGSMQNVSSGRSRTPTSPLDELTNLFTTGRNMLKKNASGRKSKEPGETESKGKSHSESKREGKERHSHSKESKRESKERHSKESSHRRERDKDRDKDRGSSNAEPMPHRLNSKDRTCSSVETQPVRRDSKDQVCSGAEPIPVRRDSKDRGCSSVEPIPLIRRDSKDRGISNGEIMPRRDSKDRSGVHGIDTSLRQDSKDRDRLLDQPPELLPRQDSKERTRNGLDYRQESREKLLDQPPELLPRQDSKERARNGVDSKSESRDRPPELLPRQESKDRARNGPDYRHDGKEHRPDLLPCQDSKERDRSDTEHRHEGRIDQPPEILPRQETSRSNKERVEFKYEGRDRSCHNGGDHPPPLLPRQDSKDLSRTGLEVRRDSKDRSLNGSEQHHHDGKCTKSPSAMDYRCDNKERGYRSDGTPRRDNRGNYNMDQTKAQERNGSIMSGHHSSTTTPTHHGRSSGSPPMTIGTGNDLKTSSKYSRSPSMPTNPSPMGTPQRRAAETHHSQMPQMPWICGDTTMLEQIERKRTLCMEIRSRQHPHLQRSLERPPPPDRNEDRHQERSQCKQESPSVLPGWGRSSGTKKIRPPPYPTQTTVFWDTAI, encoded by the exons ATGATGGGCTCCAAAGAGGAGGAAACTCTCAGTTTTTTCCAGTATGTTGAGGAAAATGGGCTGAGAGCCTACAACGGACTGCTAGCTCAAAATTTGGACCACGCCAGGAATGAGAGAAATAGGGCATTCCTGCAAGAAAAAAacgacaaaaaaagaaaacaggacgAAGCCATAAGGAG AACTGGTGAGGACATAGCGACAGAAGGCAAGCACTTGCGTATGGGCTCGATAACCATGCCAGACCCCCAAGAACGCATGCCCATGCCCCACCTGCATGCCATCGCCTGCGGGCAGGGCTTCTCTGTACGCTCCCAGTCCCTCCACTCTGTCGGCGGTGGGAGCAGcgggggaggaggagaggaggaagtggGAAGTCCAACTTCTAGGAAGCAGCCCCCACCTAAACCCAGGAGGGATCCGGCCACCAAGCTGAGCATGTCGTCTGAGGCGGTGGACCACAGTCCCATATCCACCTGCCGCGGGGAGAGATGTGATG CTCAAGGATGCAGTGAGGACTGCAGGAGAGTGCCACCCCCAAAACCCAAGAGGAACCCCAACACACAACTGAGTGTTTCCTTTGATGAGTCCTACATTAAGAGCCACGGAGGCAGCGGGATCTGCCCATCCAGACCACTCCATCACACCACATCCCCCTGTGAACGCAATCCTTCATCTCCACAGAGTGATGAGAGCCCCACAGATGACTGTGAAGATGAACCTGTCTACATAGAAATGGGTGGGATTGATGTTGGACCACGAGAACCTTTGAAAAGTGAGGATGAAGAGCCAGGGGAGTCTGTGTATGAGGAGATGAAGTATCCAGTTCTGGATGATATGGAGTACCGCACTGATCCAGTAGGATGTCGTTCTGCGTGCCCGACCCCAGCACCCTATGACCCAGAGCCTCTGAGTCGCTGCTCCACACCTCGAAATATTCCACTCTGTGACATTCCTGCCCCCTTTCCCAATCTACTCTCCCACCGGCCTCCGCTGTTGGTGTTCCCACCTGCACCAGCTCAGTGTTCACCCAATTCAGATGAGTCCCCCCTCACCCCTTTAGATGTAACCAAATTGCCCATGCTGGAAAACCAGTCCTACAGCAAATCTCCCACCTCTTCCACTGAGCCGTCCTCCTCTGCACACATCCGTAGAGAGCTCACCGCTACCCCAACACTTACTGTCTCTGGCCGCTCCTCTGCCCCTCCACTACCCTGTACTCTCTACAaatcttcctcatcatcttcataTCAGCGTAGTCACTCTGCTTGCCCATCTCCTGTCAGCATGGGCCGCTGTCTCACCCCTCTTAGCCTCATGCGTACACCCCCCTTTGATGCTCCAATGCCATTCCCTGGTGGGTTGCCAAGAAGCGCTTCTGCCACCCCTCATGGAAAAGGCTCACCACCTCAAGATGGCGTAGGACGACTCCATGGCTCTATGCAGAATGTGTCATCAGGGCGATCACGGACACCCACCAGCCCACTGGATGAACTGACCAACCTGTTCACCACAGGCAGGAACATGCTGAAGAAAAACGCCAGCGGCAGAAAGTCAAAAGAGCCAGGAGAAA CTGAGTCCAAAGGCAAGTCTCACAGTGAGTCCAAGCGAGAGGGTAAAGAACGCCACAGTCACAGCAAGGAATCCAAGCGGGAATCCAAGGAGCGCCACAGCAAGGAGTCTTCTCATCgaagagaaagagacaaagacagagacaaagacagGGGCAGCAGTAATGCAGAACCTATGCCCCACAGACTTAACAGCAAAGACCGCACATGTAGCAGTGTTGAAACACAGCCTGTTCGCCGGGACAGCAAGGACCAGGTCTGCAGCGGTGCAGAGCCCATTCCTGTAAGACGGGACTCCAAAGACAGGGGCTGCAGCTCTGTAGAACCTATACCTTTGATAAGAAGAGATTCCAAGGACCGAGGGATTAGCAATGGGGAAATAATGCCAAGGAGAGACAGCAAAGATCGGAGTGGGGTACATGGAATAGACACTTCACTAAGGCAGGACAGCAAAGATAGAGACAGACTTTTAGATCAGCCACCTGAGCTGTTACCTCGACAAGACAGCAAGGAAAGGACCAGAAATGGTTTAGATTATAGACAGGAAAGCAGAGAGAAACTGCTAGATCAGCCACCTGAGCTCTTACCCCGGCAGGATAGCAAAGAGCGAGCCAGGAATGGTGTGGACTCAAAGTCTGAAAGCAGAGACAGGCCACCTGAGCTTCTACCCCGACAAGAGAGCAAAGACAGAGCTAGAAATGGACCAGATTATAGGCATGATGGCAAAGAGCATCGCCCTGATTTGTTACCATGTCAGGATAgtaaagagagagacagaagtgACACTGAACACAGACATGAAGGAAGAATAGACCAGCCCCCTGAGATCTTGCCCCGACAAGAAACATCCAGGAGCAACAAGGAAAGGGTTGAATTTAAGTATGAGGGGAGAGACCGAAGCTGCCACAATGGAGGCGATCATCCTCCTCCCCTTTTACCCAGGCAGGATAGTAAAGATCTAAGCAGAACTGGGCTTGAAGTGAGACGGGACAGCAAAGACAGAAGCCTTAATGGGTCAGAGCAGCATCATCATGATGGCAAATGCACCAAGAGTCCTTCTGCAATGGATTATCGATGTGATAATAAAGAACGCGGATACCGGTCAGATGGTACACCACGGCGAGATAACAGAGGAAATTACAATATGGACCAGACAAAAGCACAAGAGAGGAACGGCAGCATCATGTCAGGGCACCATTCATCAACAACCACACCTACTCACCATGGAAGATCATCAGGTAGCCCACCAATGACCATAGGAACAGGAAATG ATTTGAAGACATCATCCAAGTACAGCCGCTCACCTTCTATGCCTACCAATCCTTCCCCAATGGGAACACCACAGAGGAGAGCTGCAGAGACACATCACAGTCAG ATGCCTCAAATGCCATGGATATGTGGAGACACCACAATGCTTGAGCAGATAGAGAGGAAACGCACCCTGTGCATGGAAATCCGCTCCAGGCAACATCCACACCTGCAGAGATCTCTGGAaaggcctccacctcctgacaGGAACGAAGACAGACACCAGGAGCGAAGTCAGTGTAAGCAGGAGAGTCCATCCGTCCTCCCAGGCTGGGGAAGGAGCAGCGGGACCAAGAAGATCCGTCCTCCCCCTTACCCCACACAGACAACTGTGTTCTGGGACACAGCCATCtga
- the nyap2b gene encoding neuronal tyrosine-phosphorylated phosphoinositide-3-kinase adapter 2 isoform X1 codes for MMGSKEEETLSFFQYVEENGLRAYNGLLAQNLDHARNERNRAFLQEKNDKKRKQDEAIRRTGEDIATEGKHLRMGSITMPDPQERMPMPHLHAIACGQGFSVRSQSLHSVGGGSSGGGGEEEVGSPTSRKQPPPKPRRDPATKLSMSSEAVDHSPISTCRGERCDAAQGCSEDCRRVPPPKPKRNPNTQLSVSFDESYIKSHGGSGICPSRPLHHTTSPCERNPSSPQSDESPTDDCEDEPVYIEMGGIDVGPREPLKSEDEEPGESVYEEMKYPVLDDMEYRTDPVGCRSACPTPAPYDPEPLSRCSTPRNIPLCDIPAPFPNLLSHRPPLLVFPPAPAQCSPNSDESPLTPLDVTKLPMLENQSYSKSPTSSTEPSSSAHIRRELTATPTLTVSGRSSAPPLPCTLYKSSSSSSYQRSHSACPSPVSMGRCLTPLSLMRTPPFDAPMPFPGGLPRSASATPHGKGSPPQDGVGRLHGSMQNVSSGRSRTPTSPLDELTNLFTTGRNMLKKNASGRKSKEPGETESKGKSHSESKREGKERHSHSKESKRESKERHSKESSHRRERDKDRDKDRGSSNAEPMPHRLNSKDRTCSSVETQPVRRDSKDQVCSGAEPIPVRRDSKDRGCSSVEPIPLIRRDSKDRGISNGEIMPRRDSKDRSGVHGIDTSLRQDSKDRDRLLDQPPELLPRQDSKERTRNGLDYRQESREKLLDQPPELLPRQDSKERARNGVDSKSESRDRPPELLPRQESKDRARNGPDYRHDGKEHRPDLLPCQDSKERDRSDTEHRHEGRIDQPPEILPRQETSRSNKERVEFKYEGRDRSCHNGGDHPPPLLPRQDSKDLSRTGLEVRRDSKDRSLNGSEQHHHDGKCTKSPSAMDYRCDNKERGYRSDGTPRRDNRGNYNMDQTKAQERNGSIMSGHHSSTTTPTHHGRSSGSPPMTIGTGNDLKTSSKYSRSPSMPTNPSPMGTPQRRAAETHHSQMPQMPWICGDTTMLEQIERKRTLCMEIRSRQHPHLQRSLERPPPPDRNEDRHQERSQCKQESPSVLPGWGRSSGTKKIRPPPYPTQTTVFWDTAI; via the exons ATGATGGGCTCCAAAGAGGAGGAAACTCTCAGTTTTTTCCAGTATGTTGAGGAAAATGGGCTGAGAGCCTACAACGGACTGCTAGCTCAAAATTTGGACCACGCCAGGAATGAGAGAAATAGGGCATTCCTGCAAGAAAAAAacgacaaaaaaagaaaacaggacgAAGCCATAAGGAG AACTGGTGAGGACATAGCGACAGAAGGCAAGCACTTGCGTATGGGCTCGATAACCATGCCAGACCCCCAAGAACGCATGCCCATGCCCCACCTGCATGCCATCGCCTGCGGGCAGGGCTTCTCTGTACGCTCCCAGTCCCTCCACTCTGTCGGCGGTGGGAGCAGcgggggaggaggagaggaggaagtggGAAGTCCAACTTCTAGGAAGCAGCCCCCACCTAAACCCAGGAGGGATCCGGCCACCAAGCTGAGCATGTCGTCTGAGGCGGTGGACCACAGTCCCATATCCACCTGCCGCGGGGAGAGATGTGATG CAGCTCAAGGATGCAGTGAGGACTGCAGGAGAGTGCCACCCCCAAAACCCAAGAGGAACCCCAACACACAACTGAGTGTTTCCTTTGATGAGTCCTACATTAAGAGCCACGGAGGCAGCGGGATCTGCCCATCCAGACCACTCCATCACACCACATCCCCCTGTGAACGCAATCCTTCATCTCCACAGAGTGATGAGAGCCCCACAGATGACTGTGAAGATGAACCTGTCTACATAGAAATGGGTGGGATTGATGTTGGACCACGAGAACCTTTGAAAAGTGAGGATGAAGAGCCAGGGGAGTCTGTGTATGAGGAGATGAAGTATCCAGTTCTGGATGATATGGAGTACCGCACTGATCCAGTAGGATGTCGTTCTGCGTGCCCGACCCCAGCACCCTATGACCCAGAGCCTCTGAGTCGCTGCTCCACACCTCGAAATATTCCACTCTGTGACATTCCTGCCCCCTTTCCCAATCTACTCTCCCACCGGCCTCCGCTGTTGGTGTTCCCACCTGCACCAGCTCAGTGTTCACCCAATTCAGATGAGTCCCCCCTCACCCCTTTAGATGTAACCAAATTGCCCATGCTGGAAAACCAGTCCTACAGCAAATCTCCCACCTCTTCCACTGAGCCGTCCTCCTCTGCACACATCCGTAGAGAGCTCACCGCTACCCCAACACTTACTGTCTCTGGCCGCTCCTCTGCCCCTCCACTACCCTGTACTCTCTACAaatcttcctcatcatcttcataTCAGCGTAGTCACTCTGCTTGCCCATCTCCTGTCAGCATGGGCCGCTGTCTCACCCCTCTTAGCCTCATGCGTACACCCCCCTTTGATGCTCCAATGCCATTCCCTGGTGGGTTGCCAAGAAGCGCTTCTGCCACCCCTCATGGAAAAGGCTCACCACCTCAAGATGGCGTAGGACGACTCCATGGCTCTATGCAGAATGTGTCATCAGGGCGATCACGGACACCCACCAGCCCACTGGATGAACTGACCAACCTGTTCACCACAGGCAGGAACATGCTGAAGAAAAACGCCAGCGGCAGAAAGTCAAAAGAGCCAGGAGAAA CTGAGTCCAAAGGCAAGTCTCACAGTGAGTCCAAGCGAGAGGGTAAAGAACGCCACAGTCACAGCAAGGAATCCAAGCGGGAATCCAAGGAGCGCCACAGCAAGGAGTCTTCTCATCgaagagaaagagacaaagacagagacaaagacagGGGCAGCAGTAATGCAGAACCTATGCCCCACAGACTTAACAGCAAAGACCGCACATGTAGCAGTGTTGAAACACAGCCTGTTCGCCGGGACAGCAAGGACCAGGTCTGCAGCGGTGCAGAGCCCATTCCTGTAAGACGGGACTCCAAAGACAGGGGCTGCAGCTCTGTAGAACCTATACCTTTGATAAGAAGAGATTCCAAGGACCGAGGGATTAGCAATGGGGAAATAATGCCAAGGAGAGACAGCAAAGATCGGAGTGGGGTACATGGAATAGACACTTCACTAAGGCAGGACAGCAAAGATAGAGACAGACTTTTAGATCAGCCACCTGAGCTGTTACCTCGACAAGACAGCAAGGAAAGGACCAGAAATGGTTTAGATTATAGACAGGAAAGCAGAGAGAAACTGCTAGATCAGCCACCTGAGCTCTTACCCCGGCAGGATAGCAAAGAGCGAGCCAGGAATGGTGTGGACTCAAAGTCTGAAAGCAGAGACAGGCCACCTGAGCTTCTACCCCGACAAGAGAGCAAAGACAGAGCTAGAAATGGACCAGATTATAGGCATGATGGCAAAGAGCATCGCCCTGATTTGTTACCATGTCAGGATAgtaaagagagagacagaagtgACACTGAACACAGACATGAAGGAAGAATAGACCAGCCCCCTGAGATCTTGCCCCGACAAGAAACATCCAGGAGCAACAAGGAAAGGGTTGAATTTAAGTATGAGGGGAGAGACCGAAGCTGCCACAATGGAGGCGATCATCCTCCTCCCCTTTTACCCAGGCAGGATAGTAAAGATCTAAGCAGAACTGGGCTTGAAGTGAGACGGGACAGCAAAGACAGAAGCCTTAATGGGTCAGAGCAGCATCATCATGATGGCAAATGCACCAAGAGTCCTTCTGCAATGGATTATCGATGTGATAATAAAGAACGCGGATACCGGTCAGATGGTACACCACGGCGAGATAACAGAGGAAATTACAATATGGACCAGACAAAAGCACAAGAGAGGAACGGCAGCATCATGTCAGGGCACCATTCATCAACAACCACACCTACTCACCATGGAAGATCATCAGGTAGCCCACCAATGACCATAGGAACAGGAAATG ATTTGAAGACATCATCCAAGTACAGCCGCTCACCTTCTATGCCTACCAATCCTTCCCCAATGGGAACACCACAGAGGAGAGCTGCAGAGACACATCACAGTCAG ATGCCTCAAATGCCATGGATATGTGGAGACACCACAATGCTTGAGCAGATAGAGAGGAAACGCACCCTGTGCATGGAAATCCGCTCCAGGCAACATCCACACCTGCAGAGATCTCTGGAaaggcctccacctcctgacaGGAACGAAGACAGACACCAGGAGCGAAGTCAGTGTAAGCAGGAGAGTCCATCCGTCCTCCCAGGCTGGGGAAGGAGCAGCGGGACCAAGAAGATCCGTCCTCCCCCTTACCCCACACAGACAACTGTGTTCTGGGACACAGCCATCtga